In Miscanthus floridulus cultivar M001 chromosome 5, ASM1932011v1, whole genome shotgun sequence, one genomic interval encodes:
- the LOC136451391 gene encoding transcription factor PCF5-like, producing MGDAGQSHHHHHHHAFQPQLLSFGGVGQQHHVHQFTAQAPAAPAASNSSRPRGGGAGGEVVAATSASHSRVRGGAGGGGEIVAVQGGHIVRSTGRKDRHSKVCTARGPRDRRVRLSAHTAIQFYDVQDRLGYDRPSKAVDWLIKNAKDAIDSLETLPAWQPTATAANATAPPSSSTHPDSAENSDDQAQAITVAHTAFDFPGAGGTGGGGSGAGFLPASLDSDSIADTIKSFFPMAGTGGGEASSSTAAAQSSAMGFQSYTPDLLSRTGSHSQELRLSLQSLPDPMFHHQHQDRSQQGHGGNGSAQQALFPGAASYSFGGGGGAMWTEQAQSQRMVPWNVPDPGGGSTGGYLFNVSQQAAHMQAALGGQSQFFFQRGPLQSSNQPSERGWPETVEADNPMQQQHGGGLSSTVSTIGFAPGIGFSGIRIPTRIQGDEEHNGGSGNGDKPPPSVSSASHH from the coding sequence ATGGGCGACGCCGGCCagtcccaccaccaccaccaccaccacgccttcCAACCGCAGCTCCTGTCCTTCGGGGGAGTCGGCCAGCAGCACCACGTGCACCAGTTCACGGCGCAGGCGCCCGCGGCTCCCGCGGCGTCGAACTCCTCGCGGCCGCGAGGAGGAGGCGCGGGCGGCGAGGTCGTGGCCGCGACGTCCGCGTCGCACTCGCGCGTGAGGGGCGGCGCCGGTGGCGGCGGGGAGATCGTGGCGGTGCAGGGAGGGCACATTGTGCGCTCCACGGGGCGCAAGGACCGCCACAGCAAGGTGTGCACGGCGCGCGGGCCGCGGGACCGACGCGTGCGCCTGTCGGCGCACACCGCCATCCAGTTCTACGACGTGCAGGACCGCCTGGGCTACGACCGCCCCAGCAAGGCCGTGGACTGGCTCATCAAGAACGCCAAGGACGCCATCGACAGTCTCGAGACGCTGCCCGCGTGGCAGCCCACGGCCACCGCAGCCAATGCCACCGCGCCGCCGTCCTCCTCCACGCACCCCGACTCCGCCGAGAACTCCGACGACCAGGCGCAGGCCATCACCGTCGCGCACACGGCCTTCGACTTCCCGGGTGCTGGTggaaccggcggcggcggcagcggcgcgggcTTCCTTCCGGCGTCGCTCGACTCGGACTCCATCGCGGACACGATCAAGTCTTTCTTTCCCATGGCTGGCACGGGAGGCGGCGAGGCGTCTTCGTCCACGGCTGCGGCGCAGTCGTCCGCCATGGGCTTCCAAAGCTACACGCCTGACCTCCTGTCGCGCACCGGCAGCCACAGCCAGGAGCTCCGGCTGTCCCTGCAGTCCCTCCCAGACCCCATGTTCCACCACCAGCACCAGGACCGGTCGCAACAAGGCCACGGCGGCAATGGCTCCGCGCAGCAGGCGCTCTTCCCCGGCGCCGCCAGCTACtcgttcggcggcggcggcggcgccatgtgGACCGAGCAGGCGCAGAGCCAACGCATGGTGCCGTGGAACGTGCCCGACCCAGGAGGCGGGAGCACTGGCGGCTACCTGTTCAACGTGTCGCAGCAGGCGGCGCACATGCAGGCGGCGCTTGGCGGCCAGAGCCAGTTCTTCTTCCAGAGGGGACCCCTTCAGTCCAGTAACCAGCCCTCCGAGCGAGGATGGCCGGAGACCGTCGAAGCCGACAACCCGATGCAGCAGCAGCATGGTGGCGGGCTAAGCTCCACCGTGTCGACCATCGGGTTCGCGCCCGGCATCGGCTTCTCCGGGATCCGCATCCCTACCAGGATACAGGGCGACGAGGAGCACAACGGCGGCAGCGGCAATGGCGACAAGCCGCCGCCGTCTGTGTCCTCGGCTTCTCACCACTGA